The Plasmodium gaboni strain SY75 chromosome 5, whole genome shotgun sequence nucleotide sequence TTCTGTCTTACCActcataataaaatgaatgaaCATCTTGGCCATAAGAATAAGCCAATATGTATTCATCAATAAAATAACTAGaagtaaaaaaattaacCAAATACAAGTTTCTACTTTCAgatatttaataaatatatcaaagTTACGATGTATAGGTATAATACATCTCTTgacaaaaatataaagtCTTAAAAAGCCCCAGGTGgtaaataaaatacaaaagGATGTAACAgtaatacatttatatcTTGTATCGACAAATACTCGACACCTAAAGgttataaataaataaataaagaaatatatatatatatatatatatatatatatatgtatatattttttatatatattttatatatatatgtattttttttttttttttNNNNNNNNNNNNNNNNNNNNNNNNNNNNNNNNNNNNNNNNNNNNNNNNNNNNNNNNNNNNNNNNNNNNNNNNNNNNNNNNNNNNNNNNNNNNNNNNNNNNaaaaaataaaaaataaataaaaataaataaaaataaaaataaataaaaataaaaataaataaaaataaaaataaaaataaataaaaataaaaataaataaaaaataaaaaataaattgattttccttttttttaatattatttttttttttgtgcACACCTACAAAATAATCACTTAATTTTCCTTGCCCTCCCAACTCTGTAGGGAAATAAGTCTCATGTCTCAAAACAATAAATCCAAAAATACTCATaagagaaaaataaaataaattaaaaaacaTCAGATTAAATCGTTGGACTTTTATTCTCCTTATCCTGTGGCTCCATTttctaaaaaataaaataatgataaattataaaatatatggtatgacaaaaaatattttgaacgcaatttttatatattccaACCAAAAATATGCCCTATCTtatatttcaatatatatatatatatatatatat carries:
- a CDS encoding putative longevity-assurance (LAG1) protein (part of same gene as PGSY75_0508200A~gap found within coding sequence) codes for the protein CRVFVDTRYKCITVTSFCILFTTWGFLRLYIFVKRCIIPIHRNFDIFIKYLKVETCIWLIFLLLVILLMNTYWLILMAKMFIHFIMSGKTEDILTRVSEMEHIEKKQKKR